The sequence CATCTATATTTACATGACCCTAGCCAACTGATTTTTAAAACTAAGAAGGTGTATACAGACACACTCTTTTAAGTTAGAATGCTGGAAACCCAACTGCCCTCAAGGACTAAGGAGTGAACACAGACAACTTCTGGTGTGCAGTGGAAGATAGCATTAGACAAGGCAGAAAGCAGGGGGTTGAAGAAATCCATTTTTAGCCTTGCTGAGAAAGAAATCTGGTTGGAGTATGTAGATGTTAAGATATGAAAAACAGAGATATAGGGAGGGAGGAAtgtatgtttattttatgtatttatgttattaagatcatttatatcctgcccttccattgCAGTCACAATACAACGAGCAGTATACACCATTAAAGTTTTGCACAGCTGGGCAGCATACACTAAAGTTAGACATAATACAATCTCATGTTagtaaaatgcaacataaaaagGCATGCAGCAGAGAAAAAACATTGCATATAGACCAGCCTactaaaattgcattaaaatcacTCAACCCAATAGGCCAAAAGCTTAccagaacaaaaatgttttcaatgaacaacagattggggggggggggagagacaactTCTTGAGGCAGCAGTTCCACATTCTGGACACAGAAGATCCTCTCCCATGTGTCAACCAACCAATAGTACTGCCACTACTGTTAGGATGCAGAGAAGAGCCTGCTTGGCAAATCTTAAAAGAGCGGACAGTCTTATATGGAAGGAAAGGGCCATCAGGTACCCTGGACCCAAACAATCTGGCTTAGAATTTGTTGTCAGGAGTTGTGGTAGCTTCTAGGACCATGGGGATTAGTTAGTTATTTTAATGCACTCCTTTCCCAAGTAAATAGGAGTGATTTTTAACTTTACAATCACACTGAGTTTTGTAGCTGAGCAGAAACTTTAACATGATTTCCTATATCCAAGCTCAGCTTTCTAACATGTGCCACACTGGAGGGAGTCATAATGAAGAGAAGTCATCATTTAATTTCTTAACTGGACAAGGAAAAATATCATTTACTTACTTACATTCCAACCCATAGCCCTTTGGATAACAGAGGTCAGATACAGCCAATACTCATGAATTTATTGTACATTAGTCCAGGACTAAAACTATCCAGCCTTGATCTATAATAAAGATGGAATGATCTTGGAAATACAGACTGGTCTGAACACACATGCACTCAAGTTGAAGTCATCAACTTGGGGAGACCAGAAGAATCAAGGTGCTTTCTCAAACAAAAATCCCTTCACAGAGTTATTGATAGTGAGTTTTGCCATTTCAGAAACAGCAGTACAGTTAATATCATCTATACAGTACTATCAATGTGCATAGCACTTTACAAAGTAGAAGAGGGCAAGTACCTCCCCCTCAaaggggcttacaatctaaaattcaagAGAGGGAAAAGAGAGGCAGAGATAGGAGCTTTGGTAAAAAAGAATATGCATTTATTTCTGTTACACATTCAGAAATAAGGGTATACCAAAGAACAACATGGAATGCACACAGAAACTTGCTTTGTCCTTCCCTCACAAGTGAAACCATGAGCAAAAATTATACATCTCTTGTGGAACATTAGCTGGTCATGCATTGCTACAGTATGGATCAATGGAAgtgagcatttaaaaaaatatgatttgCTGGGCAACCAGCCTCTTTATACTTCAACTTTCTTAAAAAGCCATATACACGTGAGCCAGTTTTCAGTCTGCGCTTCAAGCCATGAGCAGAACTTCCCATTCTGGAGCATTTTTCCACACACAGACTAGCAGAATACAACATCATGTATGCCCTATATAttatttagaaaaagaaaaatcacatCAAAGCACTGAGCTGCCAATTACTAAATTTAAGATTCAACTTACCCCCATGCAATGTAAGGTTCAACAATCCTCAGCATGTTAATGGATGCTTTGTTCAGTTTCACAAATGTGCCATTGAAAATTTGCCGCAGGCGAAGAAGCTGTAGTACCTTGCGAACTTTGGGACTAACACCATTAATTCTAAAAGTGTGGTAAAAATAAGCTCATTTTCAATACATATTTCAAACACAGATTTAATTACCAATTTTTTTCCACTGACACAAGTGTTTTCATTCCATGTAGTGCAATACATAATACCACAGACAACTGAACTTGCATTGTAGTTATATCAGCAGTATATATTTTTCCTATAGTCCACTATAATAGAACTCAAAATTCCATGCCAACATATGCTGTAAAAATTTAATCTTTGACCAAAATAAAGAGCATTTACAAGCAAAAAATGAAGAATTAGGCAGTTGGAAGACAACAATAGAACTTTGTCGTAGTAGCACCCTATACATGCAACACAGTCCCCAGAGGCAGTTTTATTGGGCAAACTTTATCAGAGACATGAAAAGTagtaaagacatttttattttgctgAGCCTTCAGTAGTTGATGTTTTATCATTACCCCTTATGCTTTGCTACTGTTTTGAAGTACAACCCTCACCTCCCTGATATTAATAGCTAGAGGTGCATTATGATGCTGCACAGGTGCTTCTCTACTTCTGCATGGGGGGAGGATTCTGCCACTGTGGAGGCCTCAGCTGTGCTCAGATGGGCAGAAAACTATCACTGCTGGTAGCAAACAAAAAGCCCCAGATCGAGGGGTTTGGGGGGCAAGGCACTGGCACCTTTCAATCAACTGGATCCAAATCCCCATGGATCCCCTGATTCTTTAGCTATGCCAGCTTGGAGCTAGTGTAGCAAAGGGGGggagacccccccacacacatctgACTAGCACAAGCAGGCAGCAATTTCAAATGCAATGCGGGACTTGCCACCCTGCTCCTCCCTAACTCCACTTAAAATTGCTGTTAAATACCATTCTTTTAAATGTTCTTTTGGATGCTATTATTAAATATTCTTGGTGGAGGGTTAGCTTTAATTCATAGCCAATCCAAAGGTCTTCAGGCAGAAGGGAATATAAACGTttccaataaataaatcaaaatgaatttattaaatTACTCCTAGGTCGTAAACAGATTGGCACAATCATAGACATTTTCACTCAGAATGAAGTCCAACTGTGTTAAGTGGAGCTTTCTTCAAGCTAGTATAGGACTACAGCCTAAACTGTACTAAAATCTGTGTGACAGTCTTATTTCCAGATATAATAGAAAATGTTTTGTTCTTTCAGACTGATATCAACTAAGCCTTAGCATTGACTTCAGGGTGAAAGCCTTGCTCTGGATGAGACCCAATGTGTATAATTTGGGTATTAAATTATATTAGTCAAAAGTAACCTATCCCCATTGTGGAACTGAGACTTCATGGAACTTATTACCACCAGTTGATCAATTCTTAGGCACACagctttaaaactgtttttaactaagggggggaaagtggataagagaaaaatcaactaatttgaaatgtggtgttggagaaaagacaatgatgctgggaaaaacagaagggagtaggaaaagggaaaggccaaataagagatggattggttccataaaggaagccacagacctaaaattacaagatcttaacagggtggtttataacagacgctactggagatcactgattcatagggttgccataaggcatataacaacaactcaAATGAATAAACCtctcaaaaatattttattggaTTAGGCACATAAGGGACAGTGCTACTGCAAAGGTTTACCTGCTGTTAATTTAACAATCAGCACAACACATTTGTTTATCTTACCCTCTGATTCTGATCACAAATGCCAGTTTAGGTTCAGCAGGTACATAGTAGTTGCCAGCTTTGCGGGCCATTCGGGCCATGCGAATCTCACGTCGGTACATCTGCCTGTACTCTTTGTGGTAGGTCTGAGCTCTTTTATAGATAAGTTTTCGCTCATCCTTTCGTAACTGAAATGAGAAGAGCAATGTATTTATTacatctgtatttatttattgtatttatgacaTTTTTATCTCATTCTTCCTCAAAAGGGGATCAGGGCAGCACACACCATTcttccccatttatttatttagtatgttGATATCCCGgcttttctttcatcatggaattCAAGGTGGTGTACCTGAGGTTTTCAAGTGATTTCCCATcctggcactgaccagatccaaacgtgcttagcttcagcagctaTCCATATCTCATGTCCCAGACTATGCCTTGGGACCATTTAACCATGTTGAAAGACTGAGTGGCCTacagtcaccaagtgagcttcgtAGCTGAGCAAGGATCTGAACCTGCATCTTtccagtcctagtctgacaccctAACCACAACTCCACACTGGGCCTTACCTGCATAAACCTATGATACCTCAAAAGACAGATGTCACCCCAGAACACAACAAATTATTAAGTAGAAGGAACGTCTATTTTCTGCTGGTCTGTGATCATCCTATACTGAAAATATTCAAGACACATGCTTTTGATGGGAGGTAAATGAAGGCTGAGAATCCCTTCAATGAGGCACAATAAGAAGAGAATGGGTAAAAGGAATTTGGTTAAGGGTTTTATAAATCCCTCAGTAATGAAAAGGTCATTAATAAGTATCTCCCTAATATCTGTAAAAGACCATATTGAATAGGTTAATCAGAGATGGATCTGCTGCGAGGTATAGCTGCTCATGGGAGGCAGAGAAAAGACGCAAGCCAGGTTGAGGACAACATTACCTCTGGAGATATACTGAGCAGTGTAATGCTATACTACTGGATTTTTGATCCACATATTTGATTATAACCCTCTGGGGGGCAGATCCCTATCAATTTCATAATACCACAAAAAGTTAACATGCCAACTAAATGTTCattgtcacacacacaaaaatccaattTCTGCAGTGTAATAGTTGTGTACCCCATACAGAATATCACCATTTATTACAGATGTCAGGGCAAAACAGGCCAGTGTAATCAAATTTCACCTAGCAAAACCCCATTAATAAAAGCAGCatcataaaaatattattattatatttatatcccgcccttcctcccagaaggagcccaaggtggcaaacaaaaacacaaaaagcactgtaaaacatattaaaaacaaaagactttaagacATATTCAAGCATAACATCTTGaagagcatattaaaacaaaacattcaagCTTGTATATACTGggaataagacccactgaatgcaaggagatttatttctgagtaatatgtataggattgtactgttagccATATTCACCTTCTTTTGAACCAACAGCCTCTTCAGACGTTTGGCCTTTATATCAGCAAAAGCCTTCCTTTTCTTCAAAAGGCTTTCTGGAACTGAAGGGACCTTCTTCTTCACTCTACATTGTAAAgcacgaataaataaataaaactttaaaatgtaGCTATGTATCAGTTCCTTCTCACACTGCACTCAAAGGAAAAGGCAgcctgtttaatttatttttaggtCTGTGTGTGAGACAGAATTGCAACTTTCTATAGGTTAACCCAAATTAGTTACTTCATACAAACTTTTTATCCAGAAACGTTTTTACTGCTTCGATGCGTTTCTTAGCATCAATTACACCCTATCAAGCAGCTTAACCAAGTTCCTGAGATGCATCTAAGCAAAGCTCATTATCGCTGCTGGTGCGCTAATTATAAACATCTTTAATAAACCAGGGGCCTGTAAAGCTGGCGTTATTTTTTGTAGATTAATACATTACAAAAAACAACTCTAACGCTTAATCTTTAATAGACATAAGCAAAACCCTCGTGTTCCCAATCCTTGCTATTGTTTCGAAGGCTTCTCGGCCCATCTACCTTGTCTTTACATCCACCGCTATGCGCGTGTACCGGAAGGCTACACGCTGGGCCTAAACCGCGCCACGGCAAACTGCGAGACCAGCGCGGCCCGAAGGAAGGCAGCCTAGTAGGCCTAGAAGCCACCAGTCGCAAATGCTACCTTCCCGCTTGTCTCAAGATCCACTCATTCTCCAGAAATGAACTATCGGCCAGCTCCCAATTCGCTCTATTGCAACGTAGACACTAGCCGGTTTCCAACTGCATCTCTCTTGTGAACCCTCCCTCCGTCAAGACAACACTCGATAAGGTGGTTGAGGAAAGTCTCTACAGAATATGGAGCCTTCAGCGACAAATCCTTCGAAACAGAAGCTAGGAAAGGCTCTCTGTAAGCCGCGGATGGTAACAGATTGTGCCGAGGAAGAAAACTACTCACTCTTCACCCGCCATGGTCGCTGCCGGAAAAGAAAGACTTCGCGCATGCGCAGTGAATATTAAGAGTCTGTGACTAGCCCAGAATAAGGGACCACTGAGCGCAAAGCCCCAATTTTAGGTCACTAAAGGAATGCCTGTGCCGATCAAGAAGTAGTGTCTAGATACGTGCCTAAGCTGTAAAAGATACGCAACTATACGTTAACTATCATTAACTCCTTGATATGGTGAATATCCAGATATCATACGGATTAATGCTTCTAAACCTTTTGTAACCCATGCTCCCTTCAAACCTGGCGcccctaattattttatttgaaatttcAAAAGAATTTAAATATAATGacttttaattataaataaaaattgggcttaataataaaaacaaaataaagtattCATAAATCCACATGAAATTTAAAATTTCAAGAAATGATCTTcagttattgttattaatgtgaacataatgagggtgccacagcatctgactgtcctgatgtgcaacctatactctggacaagaggctactataaggacagaatatggagaaaccgattgattcccaataggaaagggtgtgagacaggggtgtattgtatcaccctatttgtttaatctatgcacagaacatatcatatagaaagcggaattggaccaagatgaaggaggtgttaaaattggagggagaaatatcaataatttaagatatgcagccccctctaggatgcacaccttaacgtggtgagggggtttgagagtgttgaggaAGCTGagggcaatgccgtcaggagtctagaccaagaggctagactcctagcaggggaacCCAAGgcatggtcaaagctgagacaccagactaagacgcatccaaacaaagaggaaggcaatggtaaaccacctctgaatgcctcttaccacaaGTATCCAAAACTgtaggtagctgattcatagggtcgccataagtcataatcgacttgaaggcacataacaacagataTGCAGAGGATACCATACTGCTTGcagcagaaaccggtaatgatttCCAAAGAATGctcatgaaagttaaaaaggaaagcacaaaagcaggactacagctgaacgttaagacgactaaagtaatgacaacaaaagatttatgtaactttaagttggcaacgaggacattgaacttgtcaaggactatcaataccttggcacagtctttaaccaaaatggagacaatagtcaagaaatcagaagaaggctacgactggggagggcagctatgggagaactagaaaaggtcctcaaatgcaaagatgtatcactgaacactaaagtcaggatcattcagaccatagtatatccgatctctatgtatgaatgtgaaagttggacagtgaaaaaagcggataagagaaaaatcagctcatttgaaatgtggtactgttgcacataccatggactgcaaaaaagacaaataactgggtgttagacaaattaaaccagaaatatcactagaagctaaaatgatgaaactgaggttatcatactttggacacataaggagaagacatgattcactagaaaagacaataatgctgggaaaaacagaagggagttgaaaaagaggaaggccaaacaagagatggattgattccataaaggaagccacagacctgaactgaaaagatctgaacagtgtggtttatgctgttggaagtcactgattcatagggtcaccataaagcatataacaacaacaaactgatgCTGTATGCTTGTCACAAGTTTTTGGATTCTGGGCACCATGGAAGATAATAGAGCACATcttagcagcaaattcagaaatgcaagatcccttcatgatagttacaaccAGGGCTGGTACCAGCTGGCCCTGGGCCCCagcgcatgcatgcacgcacacagccataattgggcccttgggcaccagcctgccctgagcgcacggctcctgcctgttccacctacctctctcctgtgttctgctgctgaacGTGCTGcatgcagggctaccatcaattaagatggtggtGAAAGCTTCTCTAAagggctgatacccctgccaccatcttggttgatggtacacaTATGCGGTATGCtacgcacatgcgcacacacatgcctgccatcaaccaagatggcagtaggtaCATCAgctccttaaagaagcctccgctgccatcttggttgatggcagccctgcgcgcaCAGcaacagaagacaggagagagaggtaggtgaagcaagtgaatgggtgggtggcctggaagctccctccctgcgatccgtggcaggaaccctgccgcagatcacagaagggaagcGCTACTCCCCCAACCTAATGAGGCCCCTGTGGCCTGCTGGGCCCTCAGCTAGgaccagagattggaaaagttactttttttaaactacaactcccatcagccccagccaacatggccactggagtggcttgatgggagttgtagtccaaaaacgtaacttttccaagctctggctaggacccgacctggctgccctttggcgccggccctggttACAACCACAACCTTTCCTAtccttttgttttgctgctgggttgagaatgagatccttgttacttccacaacaacagacatccctaagtcccaatcagcatgaaatgtgaggattagctactgagaagagtcttctcagtggctgactcacctccttttactctgattggctccaatcagcaggaaaggacaaggaatcatgtcagaagattcagtggttaacatgctcctttcatgctgattggctcaaaggatgctagagacatagggaccccgcttccaaaaaagtaaaggtctaagacccccgtGTCCCTGGACAACTATATCCCTGCTTTTAACATCCATTTTGTTGCATTGCATTGCCATAAGAGCAGAAAAACACACAGGTTTTCTGGTTAAAAATTGGCAAGGGTATGTGGTTAAAAATTGAATAATGGTGCACAAAGCCTGCTTTTCTGTTTTGGTATATACAGGGAGATATTTCAAACAAAACTTTTCCAAAGGAAATTGTTTGAAATCATCTTTGGAACTTGAATCAAACTTTAGGTGTAAAAACTCCTCTTGGAGATGCTCTGGCAAGGACTTAATATCAGTGATATAAGGGTTCCTCACAAGTTTCCAAGGTAATGCTTGTGAGATAATTCCAAACTACTGCGCACCTGTGATGACGTGAAGATTTTATTTAGTTGATtgaatgattgattgatatcctgcccttcctcccagcaggagcccagggcaacaaacaaaagcactaaaaacactctaaaacatcacaaaaccagactttgaaatatattacaacaaaacttcCTTAAAAACATAGATCACGTAATAAGCTGCATACAATTTTCTCACCCTCTGAATATAACATTTCATACTTTTATATGTAAATACTGTTAGTTAATTTATTGCTTACATTGTACATTTTACAAAAACCTCGCCCTCCCAAGATCTTCATACTCCccgccagggccggttctaaagggcggccaggtggggcactggcccgacagcccctggagctacaggggggccctcagccgcccctccgctccccttctgcgatctgcgggcccacacacacacaccccacacccccacgTACCTGtctgcttttaccattgcccttaacgaagatggcggccgcagtttccctaaggtactgaagcccctgccgccatcttagttgatggcagagatgcgcgcacgtagcacgcacgtgtaccatcaacaaagatggaggtggaggcgtcatccccttagggaaaccgcggccaccatcttcgttaagggcaatggtaaaagacagcagacaggtaggtgggggggctgtatgcgtgcgtgcgtgtgcacacacacaggccagggcccagggcaagctgatgcccaagggccccggcattcctggagcctgcCCTGCTCCCCCCCCTTGAAAACCACTGTCTTAGGGAATGAGAAAGTAAAGGAAAgaaggagaaaaggaaagaaggagaAACCTTACACACATCGTTACAACTTCTTTTCCAAAAAGCAGAAAATTTTAACAAAAGTGTTTCAGTCATGTCAGCTGTATGAACCAGTGTTTGGGTTTTATTGATGGGCATCCACATTTTGATTTCTTGAAATCTCAATTTCTGAGCGATAAAATAACATGTTTACATTTATCTTGATGTATATTCATGACACAGTGACAGCCATATGCATGGTTATTCTTAAGCTAttcccagtgagttcaatgggatttgctctcaAGTAATTGCACAGAATTTCAGCATGAAGTTAGAACACGCCATCTACTCCATTTAGGATTCAGAACCAAAGGAAGGTACACTCTGAACTCTGAAACAGACAAGGCACCAAAGGCTACACCCTTGCCTCCCAGGATAAACCTGGCAACGGGGAGACCAATTTGACATCCATCAGCCAGTGAAGGGCCAGCTCCTCCAATtattgctttcctcttccctcatcattctttttccttttgtatcctGTCTATtagattatttattaattcaatgtatatcccactcttcttcctaGAAGgcgccccacatagaacacattacagtaatccaacctgtaggttaccagtgtatgcataacagtggtcaggctatgccaGTCCAGAAGCCAGTCTCATCTTTTTATGTATGTACAGCACTTAGAATATTTTATGTGCTTTATAAGCGTTCACAAGaactaataaatgaataatatccTCACTGATTGTATAAAAGCACACAGGATGTAATCTAAGATTACAATGCACTTGtttacacatttacctgggagcccCACCAAACACAgttggatttgcttctgagtaaacctgcatgGAACTACACTGTAAGTAAGCATAATGAAACTGTGAGCAAGTTTAAAAACTTGTGGGAGTTGGAACTGAGGTGACACATTAAAACTACACCTCCCAACATGCATTTTCAAAGTGGGGTGGAGCAAAATAAAGTTTAGTGTCACAATGCATCATGGAAGCTGTAGTCTTTATGTGTAGCTGACTCTCAAAAGTGGAGCCTTAAGGACATGACCGGCCGCTATGCATTTTGGTGCATGCAGGCAGTTTCTCTTCACagtacttccttttctcccagggatAGCTTAGTGGCGGGTGTGGCACAAAAAATCAGCTTCCTTTCCGAACCAGATTGCTTCCCACTGCTTTGAGTAACTTCTAAGGCTGCTGTCCCATACCCAGTTACCTGGTCGTAAATCCAATTGAAGTCAGTAGGACAGCACTCACAAGATTACGCTGTCACGCAGTGTGCGTCGGATTTTACGCGTTAGGTGCGCCTAAAGCCGTTCAAATCCACGGATTTAGGCTTGCCTAGTTCAGCATTACAGATCAGAGGAACTGCTCGATCTTCAGGACAGCAGACTGCGGGCGAAGACGGGGAAAGGCTCACGTGAAGGTGGACTAGCAAATTaaagatgcaatcctatacaatttAATTCTGCGAGTAACcactactgaactcagtggggcttaattcGGAGTACACAAAAACAAGATCGCACAGTAAGAGGCAGGAACTACCAACACGGATACATTGTATATTCAACCCGCGCCTTTCCATGTCTACAATACTATTGCTTTCAATGGGACTCGCTCCTCAGAAAAAGCTTGCACACAATCGCGACTTTCGACAGCCTGTGCCTACCTAGAGATCGTCGCActcatgacaaaaaaaaaaactgcagaaAAGGAGCGGCGAGCCTTCCCCGCGCAGAGGCGTCATTCACATAGACCGGGCGGACCTAGCAGCGCGTCGGCCAGCGCGTCTCCTAGCCGGCCTGGGCTCTTCATTTAATAAAGGAGTGGCGGCGCTGCGGGGCGGAACCGTGACGGGATGGGGGGGAAGGCCTAGAAATGCAAAGTGGGCGACGAGGAAGTGGGGCCGGGCTGGGTAACGCCGATGATGGTGGGTTTGGGGGCGGGAGGTTTGGCGGAGGGGGGGGCTGGTTTCCTTTCGCCGGCGCTATATAGAGCGCCGAGTGGTGGGGAAATGCTCACTTTCAGGGGCGAGGTGCTGAGTTGTGGTGGGGCTGCAAGGCAAAAGGGACAGGTAGGACTGAGACGAGAAACGCGGAATAGGCATAGTACCAGCAGCCGTCCCTCCGCCGCGTTCACCCCCTGAGCCGCGAAGGTGGCAGCGGGGCGTGCATGAGAGGgacagaaagggagaggaaagcgCTGGGCAGCGGCAGAGACGGCGCCGAGAGCCGCTGCGGGAACTTGTTCTCTGCGCTCAGTCAACTTGCTGGCCTTGGCTTCGCCTCGGCGGGGTCCATGGTGGCCGTTTAGGGAGAAGAGCGCTGAGAATTCGCCCTTCCTCTCCGTGCCCGTAGCAAGAAGCAGCCGGCCCCGCCGAAGGCTGCCGGGCACTGAGGCTGCTTGAGGTCCTAGCCAAGTGCCCGCAAGCGGGCTTAAGAGGCTTGGCTGCCTCGCCGGTTGGCGACGACGGGTTCCTGTTGCCTGTCTGCCCGGCTCTTCACCGTGGAGATAGTTTGCGCGCTCCCGGAGCTGAAACTGCCCAAGGAGAGCGGGAGGACAGTTAGTCTGCCTGACTATGCTTTGGCGCGCCGCTCCTCACTGAATTGTCGAGGCGCTCCCAGGATTTCCGTGCAGGAACTCCGAAGTAGCCTCGTAGCGCGCTCAGCCGTTAAACGGAGCGCACCGCAAGTTGTGGTTGCCGCCGCTAAGTCGCCCGCGCCTCCTCCGCCGCTCTCTCTTCCAAGGGAGCCGCAGCCATGAACATCATCTTGGAATTCTTCGTCGTTACCTTCAAGGTCCTCTGGGCGTTCGTGGTGGCCGCTGCCAAATGGCTCGTGCGCCCCAAGGAGAAGAGCGTGGCGGGGCAGGTGTGCCTCATCACCGGCGCTGGCAGTGGGCTGGGCCGCCTCTTCGCTTTGGAGTTTGCCCGCCGCCGAGCACGCTTGGTGCTCTGGGACATCAACACACAGAGCAACGAAGAGACGGCAGGCATGGTGCGGAACACCTACCGCGAGATCGCCGAGGAAGCCGTGGTCGCTGCCCAGAAAGGTAACGGTGGTTGTTGCTGTGGGGACGGTAAGAGCTTGGAAAGCACCGGATTCTTAAAAGCGTGAATAGTAATGGGAAATCAAGTGCCGCTTCCTtctaggaaaggaaaggaaagcaaaggGGTTTAGAGAAATACTTAACAGCGCGAGCTTGTGCGtggtctactcggaagtaagctccTTTAATTTCAGTAAGGAGGGTTACTCTCAGGCAAGTGCGCATCAAAGTGAAGCGCTAGACTGGGAGTGGgtgaaagggggagagaaaagataACGCGCGCTTAGGAGCAATAGACAGAGGCAGTCGAAACTGTTGCTTCATTGATCGTGCTCTGGAACAGAGACTTCCTGCTGATACCCAGGAAAAGTTCTAGATTAACTTTCAGGGTCAGGCTTGTTTCAGGAGGATAAGgactttctcttctttaaacGAAAAGATGATAGTAGTCAGGGCACTATGGGGAGATCGTCCAGGTGTTTTATAGGATGCTTTGCTGGCATAGAGATCTGTATATGCTGTGATGAG is a genomic window of Rhineura floridana isolate rRhiFlo1 chromosome 1, rRhiFlo1.hap2, whole genome shotgun sequence containing:
- the RPL7 gene encoding large ribosomal subunit protein uL30 isoform X1; protein product: MSATISRVKKKVPSVPESLLKKRKAFADIKAKRLKRLLVQKKLRKDERKLIYKRAQTYHKEYRQMYRREIRMARMARKAGNYYVPAEPKLAFVIRIRGINGVSPKVRKVLQLLRLRQIFNGTFVKLNKASINMLRIVEPYIAWGYPNLKSVHELIYKRGYGKINKQRIALTDNYLIKRCLKKHGIVCVEDLIHEIYTVGINFKAANNFLWPFKLSSPRGGMNKKTIHFVEGGDAGNREDQINRLIRRMN
- the RPL7 gene encoding large ribosomal subunit protein uL30 isoform X2; protein product: MAGEEVKKKVPSVPESLLKKRKAFADIKAKRLKRLLVQKKLRKDERKLIYKRAQTYHKEYRQMYRREIRMARMARKAGNYYVPAEPKLAFVIRIRGINGVSPKVRKVLQLLRLRQIFNGTFVKLNKASINMLRIVEPYIAWGYPNLKSVHELIYKRGYGKINKQRIALTDNYLIKRCLKKHGIVCVEDLIHEIYTVGINFKAANNFLWPFKLSSPRGGMNKKTIHFVEGGDAGNREDQINRLIRRMN